TTCATGAAAGCAGCACATTTTTATTAGCTTTGGTGAAAGCCTTACTGTATAACGCATTGGTGATTTGATTGAGTCAGTGCTACTTATCTATAAAAATTCAATTTGACTGATGACGGAAATTCCTACCCATTCGGCATTTTGCAATAATGTAACCAACGCCCCGGAACCTTGTAATAACGAAACGATGACATTTGTATCCAGTAGATAACGTTTACCACTCATCCCGTAACATCCTTGTTTCGGTGATACTATAGCAATCCTAAATCATTTATAAACAATTCCTGTTCCCTGTTCCCTTTTAACTCATATTATGAGTATATCTATGCAGAGGCAAGTAAAGAAAAAATATTCTTAAACTTGGCGATCGCACCCTTGATATTCATACTTTTGTAAAGGCGATCGCTTCTAGTGATGGGATTGATTTAGGCGATCGCCCCTTGGGCGGCTCCTCCGGAGCATCGCCTCCGGTTAGGTTTTACATTATTTCTTTACAAGCTCTATTCTGTCAGAGTATCAAGTTTAGTTAGTATTCTTAAGCCTTCTTCTGGGTTGCCAGTTGCAGCCATTGCTTTAAATCTTGTATAGGCATCAAATTCTGCTAGAGCTATGGTAGAAAGTTCTTCAATCAATTTATTGACACTTATGCCTTTGGCTTGAGCAAGTTCTTTCAATCTGTTATGTTTATCATCTGGTAAACGAATAGTTAAAGTTGCCATTTTTGTTTAACTCCTAATAATTTCTTCTGGTGTTAGTATTGATAAGTTAGGAAATAACAATTCAGTGTTTTGGAAATCTTTGATATTGTGAGTGGCAATAATATGAGCATTTCCCGCAACTGCTAATTCAATTAAGTGATTGTCAGCTTCGTCTTTTAAATTAGGTCGCCATAAATAGTAAATAGAAATCCATTGGCTTACGCTCATCAGTGATGCAAGTAAAGCAGAGATTTCTTCACTAGTTAAAGGACATTTGGCGAGAATTTCTGAGCGCTGAATGACTGACTCATACTCAGAAAATAAAGCATTTCCCATCAAAGGCTGATATTCACCTTTCAAGCAGCGTCGAATGAGTTCTCGACTAGAGCCTTTAGAGCTAATAAGCGCACTAATAAAAACGCTGATATCAACTACAATTTTAATCGCCATCTTATTATGATGGCATATACGCTGTCATAAAAGTCCAAGTTAAAAGACTCAAAAGCGATCGCCCTTTCGGAGCATCGCCTCTGGCGGGCACTCTGTGCCAAAGCCCTTTGGGCACGCTACGCGATGGGCAAAGCCCCGCTTTCAGCGATCGCACTTCGTTGCACACTCTTTGCTGACACAAGCATTCTACTAAATTCTTAACTGATACCTTAACTGATATATCTGGTCTGGTGCAAACAGAGGAAACGTTGCATAGTTGAATTAACGCTGAATAAAGGGAGCAGATCAAGCAAGCGATCACAGTGATCGTATTTATGCGGATATTAGAGAAATAGCTAAAATGAACTTTTGGATTGAACTTCTGTCACGGATTACTGTAAATCTTTAAGTTTTACTGATTCTGGGGTCTTGCAACGATTCTCTCACTCCCAACTCTTAAATGGCAGCACAAATTACGTGTTCTTGGGAAATTGCCACTTTACCACAGACACTTTGTCAGGAAGCCTTGACTTTCAGCGCATAAGTTGGTCGCGCTTATTCCTAATAACAATATAGGAGTGATTTGCAGTGATTTACAAAATGCCCTCTGCCAGGAGCTTTCTGTCCAAAGTCTAATCCGAAAAATGTAAGTGAAAAAACATAAAAAAATAGCAGTGATACTATGAAAGATTCGATATGTTTGACTATCCATTTGGCTCTTAGTTTATTTTCACCCCCTTTAGGTGTTTTCCTCACACTTATTTTTGAAAAACCAAATAATCGC
The sequence above is a segment of the Mastigocladopsis repens PCC 10914 genome. Coding sequences within it:
- a CDS encoding putative toxin-antitoxin system toxin component, PIN family — encoded protein: MAIKIVVDISVFISALISSKGSSRELIRRCLKGEYQPLMGNALFSEYESVIQRSEILAKCPLTSEEISALLASLMSVSQWISIYYLWRPNLKDEADNHLIELAVAGNAHIIATHNIKDFQNTELLFPNLSILTPEEIIRS
- a CDS encoding PIN domain-containing protein: MSGKRYLLDTNVIVSLLQGSGALVTLLQNAEWVGISVISQIEFL
- a CDS encoding toxin-antitoxin system HicB family antitoxin, whose translation is MATLTIRLPDDKHNRLKELAQAKGISVNKLIEELSTIALAEFDAYTRFKAMAATGNPEEGLRILTKLDTLTE